Genomic window (Opitutaceae bacterium):
AGAATGTCGCGGACGTCGTGGCGTATTTGAAGTCGCTTTGAGACCGAAGCGTGTGCGTGAGCCGGAGCGGTTCCGGCCCGCGTGCACCGGCTGCCGGAGCACCGCGGCGGGGCCCGCATGTGATGGGCTACGGGCGGGCAATTGATTGAGTGAAGGGTCGTTGTGCGTGGACGATGCAGGGTCGGCCGTCCCGCTTTGCACGCTCGATGGGTTGACTCAAGTCCCGGGCAAAACATGCTTTGCAGTTCGTTCAATCGGTGCCGCACCGGTTCCCGCCCGTGAACAGCATTCTATTCGAAATACTCATCATCCTACTTCTGCTGCTCGCCAATGGGGTTTTTGCCATGGCGGAGATAGCCGTGGTTTCGTCGCGGCAGGCGCGTCTGAAGAAACTCGCCGACGAAGGTTCGAAGAAGGCGGCGGCCGCGCTCAAGCTGTCCGCCGAGCCGACGCGATTCCTGTCGACGGTGCAGATTGGCATCACGCTGATCGGCATCCTTGCCGGCACTTTCGGCGGGGCAAGTCTCTCGGCCAAGCTGGCGGTTGAGATCGCGAAGATTCCCGCGCTTGCGAATTACAGCCTCGCGATCGCGATCGTCATAGTTGTTGGAGTGATCACCTATTGCTCGCTGATCATCGGTGAACTCGTGCCCAAGCGCATGGGACTCAGCAATCCGGAGCGGCGGGCGATGCTGGTGGCGAAGCCGATGATGCTGCTTGCGCGGACCGCGGCGCCGTTTGTCTGGTTCCTGACCGCATCGAGCAATGGGGTGATCAAGCTGCTGGGACTCGACAAGGACAAGGAGGCTCCGCCGTCGGAGGAGGAGGTCGACCACCTGCTGGAGCAGGGAACCTCGGCGGGTGTGTTTCACTCAGCGGAGCGGGCGATGGTGGAGGGCGTTCTGCGCCTGGATGAGCGGCTGGTCACCGAGCTGATGACACGCCGAAGCAAGATTGTGTGGCTGAATGTGAATGACACCGACGACGTGAACTGGCGGAAGATCGTCACGAGCGGCCACTCCCATTTCCCGGTGTATGACGGCACGCGGGACAATGTGATCGGCATGGTGTCGGTGAAGGCGCTTTGGGCGAACGCGGCGATCGGTGTGCCGAATCAATTGAGGAACCACCTCGTCAAACCGCTCTTCGTGCCCGATACGATCACGGCGGTTCAGCTTCTGGACACGTTCAGGAAGACGGGCAAGCACCTCGGGCTGGTGACGGATGAGTTCGGGAGCATCCAGGGGATTGTCACGCTGATCGACGTGATGGAGGCGATAGTCGGCGCGCTGCCCGAGCCGGGCGATCGCAGGGAGCCCGACGCGATCCAGCGGGAGGACGGCGCGTGGCTGGTTGACGGCGCGATGAACATCGAGGACCTCTGCCGGCGTTTTTCGCTGAACAACGTCGGCGTGCAGGAGGACGGCAGGTTCGAGACGCTAGGCGGCATGGTGATGGACCGGCTCGGACGCATACCGATGGGAGGCGAACATTTTGTGCTCGAGGGCTGGAAGTTCCAG
Coding sequences:
- a CDS encoding HlyC/CorC family transporter, producing the protein MNSILFEILIILLLLLANGVFAMAEIAVVSSRQARLKKLADEGSKKAAAALKLSAEPTRFLSTVQIGITLIGILAGTFGGASLSAKLAVEIAKIPALANYSLAIAIVIVVGVITYCSLIIGELVPKRMGLSNPERRAMLVAKPMMLLARTAAPFVWFLTASSNGVIKLLGLDKDKEAPPSEEEVDHLLEQGTSAGVFHSAERAMVEGVLRLDERLVTELMTRRSKIVWLNVNDTDDVNWRKIVTSGHSHFPVYDGTRDNVIGMVSVKALWANAAIGVPNQLRNHLVKPLFVPDTITAVQLLDTFRKTGKHLGLVTDEFGSIQGIVTLIDVMEAIVGALPEPGDRREPDAIQREDGAWLVDGAMNIEDLCRRFSLNNVGVQEDGRFETLGGMVMDRLGRIPMGGEHFVLEGWKFQVVDMDRHRVDKVLMQKVESTGVDIPA